A section of the Rhodamnia argentea isolate NSW1041297 unplaced genomic scaffold, ASM2092103v1 Rarg_v2.25, whole genome shotgun sequence genome encodes:
- the LOC125313410 gene encoding NADH dehydrogenase [ubiquinone] iron-sulfur protein 3, with product MERSEHGNRSDTNTDYPFQLLCFLKLHTYTRVQVSIDICGVDHPSRKRRFEVVYNLLSTRYNSRIRVQTSADEVTRISPVVSLFPSAGRWEREVWDMFGVSSINHPDLRRISTDYGFEGHPLRKDLPLSGYVEVRYDDPEKRVVSEPIEMTQEFRYFDFASPWEQRSDG from the coding sequence atggaaagatcGGAACATGGGAATAGATCTGATACCAATACGGACTACCCATTTCAATTGTTGTGCTTTCTGAAATTGCATACCTATACAAGGGTTCAAGTTTCGATCGATATTTGCGGAGTTGATCATCCCTCTCGAAAACGAAGATTTGAAGTGGTCTATAATTTACTGAGTACTCGGTATAACTCACGCATTCGTGTACAAACCAGTGCAGACGAAGTAACACGAATATCTCCGGTAGTCAGTCTATTTCCATCAGCCGGCCGGTGGGAGCGAGAAGTTTGGGATATGTTTGGTGTTTCTTCCATCAATCATCCGGATCTACGCCGTATATCAACAGATTATGGTTTCGAGGGTCATCCATTACGAAAAGATCTTCCTCTGAGTGGATATGTGGAAGTACGCTATGATGATCCAGAGAAACGTGTGGTTTCTGAACCCATTGAGATGACCCAAGAATTTCGCTATTTCGATTTTGCTAGTCCTTGGGAACAGCGTAGCGACGGATAA